Proteins found in one Pseudorasbora parva isolate DD20220531a chromosome 11, ASM2467924v1, whole genome shotgun sequence genomic segment:
- the LOC137092140 gene encoding trypsin inhibitor ClTI-1-like, with protein MQGRIFLLFCLAALAGAAVIPDGSKEPNCSLYSLPMCTREYNPVCGTDGVTYPNECMLCLENMEDKVNTLISRLGQC; from the exons ATGCAGGGACGGATCTTTCTATTGTTCTGCTTGGCAG CCTTGGCAGGAGCTGCTGTGATTCCTGATGGCTCTAAAGAG CCAAATTGCTCTTTATACTCCCTTCCCATGTGTACCCGGGAATATAACCCAGTGTGTGGGACGGATGGAGTCACTTACCCAAACGAGTGTATGCTGTGTCTGGAAAATAT GGAGGATAAGGTGAACACACTGATCTCCAGGTTGGGACAATGTTGA